In a single window of the Paenibacillus sp. MMS20-IR301 genome:
- a CDS encoding DNA-binding protein produces the protein MTDSDQSQQGTSLPVKISKPADRALAEAGIVNLEQLTAVTEAELLSLHGMGPKGIRILREALAAKGLDLAR, from the coding sequence ATGACCGATTCTGATCAATCGCAGCAAGGCACCAGCCTGCCTGTCAAAATCTCCAAGCCGGCAGACCGCGCACTCGCTGAAGCTGGAATTGTAAATTTGGAGCAGCTTACCGCGGTTACAGAAGCAGAGTTGCTTAGCCTGCATGGGATGGGGCCGAAGGGCATCCGGATTCTCCGTGAAGCGCTGGCTGCCAAAGGGCTGGATTTAGCCAGATAA